The Papilio machaon chromosome 28, ilPapMach1.1, whole genome shotgun sequence genome includes a window with the following:
- the LOC106712981 gene encoding uncharacterized protein LOC106712981 has product MNIRNRTKDVGLALLKLEKLSLQKLRRKSTVSGSKDSTPENENCKKCKHLIEKSFSSDREHVLGVAFVDKDERKDKLETIVEQPLVEAEPRVEGMDAPPKLFGSERFKQPLDRRLKSFDLSKLTGLDDLACKLMNVPPSQIDSKILGTCLSARVVDFDKSQTYPVVEHFACDVPEYIGQTVDGFCTNEDTDIVNIVKYSNLTPLYYRSYDLHLESDSDEKTFKAEKSHPLHLDVEFKMSIEKDIMIQDLNLHSFPIRQEFIAYNMIVPPPLPPNDTSISSRMADEEEIYDNNRRDKTIPPYMRDSKFGRKSQESSTEQKRSEDSYRNYLSTLSESAAIQESLGTGKVSRGKSAKQEIPLSELLKQVRQRNKIAQEMDKKKLKFDASRFFSKSTCFPPLDLRPKSATCPPKACPPRKKEAPPRKAMPCPPPKKPPCPPPKKGPCPVKANPCDPCKPPPPCPSPKSPCGMYTGNKFKDTITLILCGFNPCNILRNNIGLPLLWILSNNLVKDTTIHTLSTTSIANSKALAVKSSHKSCSKNTSDELSFKVSRILMVPDLGKKQRDIEKVYLARSYEPWAPIPSWPMTKKMEKKKLVCPKEGCKLPKVLPGKPCKEFPCSFNAADRKR; this is encoded by the exons atGAATATTAGAAATCGAACCAAAGATGTAGGTCTGGCTCTATTGAAATTGGAAAAAT TGTCTCTGCAGAAGTTGCGAAGAAAAAGTACAGTAAGCGGCTCTAAAGATTCCACCCCTGAAAATGAAAACTGCAAGAAATGTAAgcatttaattgaaaaatcgTTTAGTAGTGATAGAGAACATGTGTTGGGTGTCGCCTTTGTCGACAAGGATGAAAGGAAAGATAAATTGGAAACTATAGTTGAACAACCATTGGTGGAGGCGGAGCCTAGAGTTGAGGGCATGGACGCACCGCCAAAACTGTTTGGTAGCGAACGGTTCAAGCAACCGCTGGACCGTCGACTAAAGAGTTTTGACTTAAGCAAATTGACTGGATTAGATGATCTCGCCTGTAAGTTGATGAACGTGCCACCATCACAAATTGACAGTAAAATATTGGGTACATGTCTCAGCGCTCGCGTCGTAGACTTTGATAAATCACAAACCTATCCAGTAGTTGAACATTTTGCATGCGATGTACCGGAGTATATCGGACAAACGGTTGATGGTTTTTGTACCAACGAGGATACGGATATTGTGAACATAGTCAAATATTCCAACTTGACGCCGCTCTACTATAGGAGCTATGATCTGCACCTGGAATCGGATTCagatgaaaaaacatttaaagctGAGAAATCACATCCTCTGCATCTCGACGTAGAGTTTAAAATGTCTATTGAAAAAGATATTATGATTCAAGATTTGAATTTACACTCGTTTCCTATCAGACAAGAATTTATAGCTTACAATATGATTGTACCACCGCCTTTGCCCCCCAATGACACCTCTATATCGAGTCGAATGGCAGACGAGGAGGAAATCTACGACAACAACCGCCGTGATAAGACGATCCCGCCTTACATGAGAGATTCTAAGTTTGGCCGGAAGTCGCAGGAATCGAGCACAGAACAAAAAAGAAGCGAGGACAGTTACAGAAATTACTTATCCACATTATCCGAATCCGCCGCCATTCAGGAATCCTTAGGTACGGGGAAAGTCAGCAGAGGCAAATCCGCGAAGCAGGAAATTCCCCTCTCTGAGCTATTAAAGCAAGTGAGACAGAGAAATAAGATCGCGCAAGAAATGgacaagaaaaaattaaaatttgatgcTAGTCGATTTTTTAGCAAATCCACGTGCTTCCCGCCGTTAGACCTCCGTCCCAAGTCTGCGACATGCCCCCCCAAAGCCTGCCCGCCCCGCAAGAAGGAGGCGCCCCCTAGGAAAGCCATGCCCTGTCCTCCGCCGAAGAAGCCTCCGTGCCCTCCACCAAAGAAGGGTCCGTGCCCGGTTAAAGCTAACCCGTGCGATCCTTGCAAACCTCCCCCACCCTGTCCTTCTCCGAAGAGCCCATGTGGCATGTACACtggtaataaattcaaagacaCGATCACATTGATTCTTTGCGGTTTCAATCCATGTAACATTTTACGAAACAACATTGGGTTACCTCTGCTATGGATTTTGTCCAATAATCTTGTAAAAGATACTACAATCCACACTCTTTCTACTACTTCTATAGCAAACTCTAAAGCTCTAGCAGTGAAGTCTTCTCACAAATCTTGTTCTAAGAACACGTCTGATGAACTATCTTTTAAAGTTTCTAGAATTCTGATGGTTCCTGATTTAGGAAAAAAACAAAGGGATATAGAGAAGGTTTATTTAGCAAGGAGTTATGAGCCGTGGGCACCTATCCCGTCTTGGCCGATGAccaaaaaaatggaaaaaaagaaattggtTTGCCCCAAGGAAGGTTGCAAGTTGCCCAAAGTTTTGCCCGGAAAGCCCTGCAAGGAGTTCCCGTGCTCTTTCAATGCTGCTGATCGAAAACGttaa
- the LOC106713053 gene encoding hemolin-like, whose translation MSFVKSFAALAAFAAMSASLPVEDGPILAEVPAEVLYTVSDPPQHLRLPCSITGRSQNVLYTWQKDGKPFDWSKHANIVKTDNEGTIVFLKPKDDDEGHYQCFATSDVGVASTRIINAKRAYIKVPKVTVQRHKPIDGSPVKLDCPIPDAYPNPTIEWRLQLESDPKVSNEVANSRYTVAPDGALYISSVEKSDTFDNFKYVCLASSPAVAKPVVLAEHYIEGLDSNKGHDYTEVVPQYLNQNQTLKVGERTYLFCIFGGNPLAHPDWFKDGEDVNNSPQDRVTRYNKSKGKRLLIRDVWLSDQGKYVCKADNEKSTPKEHSFYVTVVSAPSFDKKPPTYIAAKEGEAVTIPCSVLAVPTAEISWTYNGHSLNRNGVNFNKSNENNRTVTDLHIASVKKSDGGYYGCNGVNQHGDVYAETLLRVA comes from the exons ATGagttttgttaaaagtttCGCTGCGCTAGCAGCTTTTGCTGCCATGA GTGCCTCCCTCCCCGTGGAAGATGGCCCCATCTTGGCCGAAGTGCCCGCCGAGGTCTTATACACGGTTTCCGACCCGCCGCAGCATCTGAGGTTGCCTTGCAGTATCACTGGCCGCTCGCAAAACGTACT TTACACATGGCAAAAGGACGGGAAACCATTCGACTGGAGCAAACACGCCAATATCGTTAAGACAGACAATGAAGGAACTATAGTCTTCTTAAAACCGAAAGACGATGATGAAGGTCACTATCAATGCTTCGCTACCTCCGACGTTGGAGTCGCCAGCACAAGGATCATAAACGCCAAAAGAGCCTATATAAAAGTACCAAAAGTTACTGTTCAAAGACACAAACCGATTGACGGTTCACCCGTTAAATTAGACTGTCCGATACCAGATGCTTACCCTAACCCGACAATTGAATGGAGACTGCAATTAGAAAGTGATCCTAAAGTGTCTAACGAAGTAGCAAATTCACGTTACACGGTGGCACCAGATGGCGCATTATACATTTCTAGTGTTGAAAAATCGGATACTTTCGATAATTTCAAATACGTCTGTCTCGCATCATCTCCTGCTGTTGCCAAACCGGTCGTCCTTGCTGAACATTATATTGAAGGTCTGGATTCGAATAAGGGACATGATTACACAGAAGTTGTACCACAATATTTGAACCAGAACCAAACTCTCAAAGTCGGCGAGCGTACTTACCTGTTTTGCATTTTCGGCGGCAA tcCTCTAGCGCATCCCGATTGGTTCAAAGACGGTGAAGATGTTAACAACTCGCCACAAGACCGTGTCACGCGGTACAACAAGAGTAAAGGCAAGAGGCTCCTCATCAGAGATGTCTGGCTCTCTGACCAGGGAAAGTACGTCTGCAAAGCAGATAATGAGAAGAGCACACCCAAAGAGCATTCGTTCTACGTAACAGTTGTCA GTGCCCCATCATTCGATAAGAAACCACCAACATATATCGCGGCAAAGGAAGGTGAAGCAGTCACCATACCTTGCTCTGTCCTTGCGGTTCCCACAGCAGAAATATCCTGGACATATAATGGCCATTCCCTTAACCGTAATGGcgtcaactttaataaatctaatGAAAATAACCGTACGGTAACAGATCTACACATTGCCAGTGTCAAGAAATCGGACGGAGGGTATTACGGTTGCAATGGTGTTAACCAACATGGTGACGTATACGCTGAAACTTTGTTACGCGTCgcttaa